The genome window TTGCGGCCTCGGTGCCTGCCACGGCCCTCTTTCCGGCCTTTCTGCTCCTCTTTTTGCACCTGCCCGGCGGCCTCAACCTGGCCTCGGTGGTGTTGATGCTGACCGGGACCCAGTGGTACCTGCTGTTCAACGTCATCGCCGGTGCCAGCGCCATCCCCCAGGACCTCAAATATACCGCGGCGCTGCTCCACCTGGACCGTTTCACCCGCTGGCGTACCTTGATCCTTCCGGCCCTCTTTCCCTACATCGTCACCGGCGCCATCACCGCCGGCGGTGGCGCCTGGAACGCCAGTATTGTGGCCGAGTATGTGGAATTCGGCGGGCAGACCCTGTCCGTCACCGGCATTGGCTCGGTCATCGCGGGGGCCACCGCCCATGGCGACTACCCCCTCCTGTTGGCCGGGACCCTGGCTATGATCCTGGCGGTGGTGGCTCTCAACCGGCTCCTCTGGCGGCGCCTCTACCAATTGGCCGAAGAACGCTTTCGCATGGAATGAATGGGGAGGAATCCCACCATGGCCCAAGACACCCTGCTGCAGCTCAACCAGGTCAGCCAACGCTATCGCAGCGGCCAGCGCACCTTCACCGCCGTGGAGCAGGTCAATCTCTCCATTGCCACGGGCGAATTCGTCTGCCTGCTGGGCCCATCCGGCTGTGGGAAGAGCACCCTGCTGCGCATCATCACCGGGCTGCAGCGCCCCAGCGAGGGCGAAGTGCTGTATCGGGGCGAGCCCCTGCGCGGGGTCAATCCCCACGCTACCATCGTCTTCCAGACCTTTGCCCTCTTCCCCTGGCTCTCGGTGCTGGGCAACGTGGAGATCGCGCTGAAGGCCCGGGGCGTCCCGGCCGGCCTGCGCACCACCCGGGCCCTGGACTTGCTGGACCGGGTGGGGCTGGATGGCTTTGAAAGCGCGTATCCCCGGGAACTTTCGGGCGGCATGCGTCAGAAGGTGGGCTTTGCCCGGGCCATGGCCGTGGAGCCGGAGCTCCTCTGCCTGGACGAACCCTTCTCGGCCCTGGATGTGCTGAGCGCCGAATCCCTGCGCAGCGACCTGATGGAGCTGTGGACCAGCGGCCGCATCCCCACCAAAGCGGTGCTCATGGTGACCTACAACATCGAGGAAGCGGTGCTCATGGCAGGCCGCATTGTGGTCATGGACAAGAATCCGGGCCGGGTGGTGGCCGACCTCACAGTAGACCTGCCCTACCCGCGCCAGCGCAAGAGCCCGGGCTTCACCGGCATCGTGGACCGGGTCTATGGCCTGTTGGCCGGCCAGACCCAGCCCGAGCATGTGGAGCTGGGCACCGCGCCGGGCGAGCCAGGCATCACCCGCAGCCTGCCCCACATCGCCATCCACGATCTCACAGGCCTGCTGGAACACCTGGCCGACGCCCCCGGCAACCGGGCCGACATCTACCGGTTGGCCGGGGAGCTCCACATCGACTCGGACCACCTGCTACGCCTGATCGAGGCGGCCGAGCTGCTGGGGTTTGTCACCATTGTCCAGGGCGACATTTCCCTCACGCCCCTGGGTGAAACCTTTGTGGAGGCCGGCATCCTGGGGCGTAAGGAAATCTTCGCCGCCCGCATCCGCCGCCTCCCCATCTTTAAGTGGCTCTTTGCCCTGCTGCGGGCAGCCGATCAGCATCAACTGGAATGGGACGTGGTCCGCACCGCATTGGAACTGGACTTTCCCCGGGAGGAGGCCGAACGTCAACTGGAAACTGTCGTGGATTGGGGGCGCTACGCCGAAGTGCTGGCCTACGACGACAGCGAGGAGCTGCTGGTGTTGGAACCTGGTGCTGAAGCCCCCGCACCCCGAGCCCACCCATGAAGAACCGTTCTGGACAGGAGACCCAAACCGGCGTTCTTCGGTAAAATCGGTGGTTTCTGCAGTGGACTCAATCCTGGGGCCGTCTTCCGGATGAATCGGCCAGGGCCTTGCGTACCGCCTCCAGGGTCGGTGGGATCACCACCGGCGCGCCGCCGGCCTCCATGGCCGCGCCCACGTCCTTCAGGCCGCTGCCGGTGTTGATGACCACCACCGTCTCGTCCGGCCGGACCAGCCCCTGCTCCACCGCCTGGGCCAGGCCGGCCAGGGCCGCCGCGCCGGCCGGTTCGGCAAAGACCCCCGCCAGGCGGGCCAGGGGCAGGATGGCCGCCAGGATGGCTTCGTCCGGCACGGCCAGGAACGCGCCGCCCGTCTCCCGCACCGCACGCAGGGCCTTGAAGGGATCCCGGGGCGCGTCCACGCTGATGCTGTCGGCCCGGGTGGTGGCCTCCACCGGCGCCGGCACTTCCCGGCCGGCGCGCCAGGCGTTGTAGAGCGCGGCGCTGCGGGTGGACTGGACGCCGTAGAGGCGGGGCATGCGGTCGATCCAGCCCAGGGCCAGCAGATCCTGGAATCCCTTGTGCACACCGCCCAGGATGCAGCCGTCCCCCACGGAGACGAAGACGGCATCGGGCGCCAGGAAGGGCGCCGGGCCGGCCAGGTCGGTCTGGGCCTGGGCCAGTTGGGCCCCAATCTCCAGGGAGACCGTCTTCTTGCCTTCGGTCATGTACGGGTTGTAACCGGTGCTGCGGTTGTACCAGCCGAACTCCCGGCAGGCGGCCAGACAGAGATCGTAGGCCTGGTCATAGGAGCCGTCCACAGCCAGGACCAGGCTGCCGTGGACCAGGAGCTGGGCGATTTTGGCTGGCGGCGCGGCCTTGGGCACGAAGATGACGTTGGGCTGGCCGGCCGCGGCGCTCAACACGGCCAGCGCAGCCGCGGCGTTGCCGGTGCTGGCCGTGGCCACCACCGCCGCGCCCTGCTCCCGGGCCCGGGCCACCGCGATGGCCGAGGCCCGATCCTTGAGGGAGGCACTGGGATTGCGGCCGTCGTCTTTGATGAAGAGATGGCGCAGCCCCAGGGAATCCGCCAGCCGGGGGACGGCCAGCAGGGGCGTGTCCCCCACGGGCAGGGGCGGCAGGCTCTCCCGGCGGGCCAGGGGCAGGAGCGGCCAGAAGCGGCCGATGCCCCGGTCCGGGTCCGCCATCAGCTGGCCTGGCGGGATGGCCTGGGCCAGGGCCTGGTAGTCGTAGATCACGTCCAGGGTGCCCAGGTCGCTGCCCGTGTTGGGCCGGCAAGAGCAGACGTAGTCCAGCTCCCCGACCCGGTAGGTGGTGCCGCAGCGCAGGCAGCGCAGACCGACGACGAAGGGCGGCTGTTCCTGGACGATGGCGCTGGTTGCCATGACATTCCTCCCGTTTTCATTTCCCTGCTTTTGTCTTTTACAATACCCACTGAAACATTTCCTTCCCCAGATTCCAGCCAGGGAGGCGTCTCCGGCGGCCTGGAGCCGGCCTGGACGCCCCTGCACCCACAGCCTCAACCTGGAAAGGGTTTGCCACCATGGACCGACAGCCGAACCTGATCTTCCTGATGCCCGACCAGCTGCGTCACGACTTTCTGAGCTGCTACGGCGCCACCTTTGTGGAGACACCCCACATCGACAGCCTGGCTGCCCATGGCGTCCGCTATACCCGGGCCTATTCCACTTCGCCCGTCTGCGTGCCGGCCCGGGCTTCCCTGTTGACCGGCATGAACGCCCTCAAGAACGGCGTCACCGACAACGGCCAGTGGCTGCGCCCGGACCTGGCTGCCATGGGCATCCACACCTGGCCGGAAATTCTGGCCCGCCACGGCTACTATACCGCGGCCATCGGCAAAATGCACTTCTATCCCTGGGACATCAAGCATGGCTTTCAATATCGGGTGGCAGCCGAGGATAAGCGCTGGATCCATGTGCGGGATGACTACTACCACTTCTTGCGGGAGCGGGGCCACCGGAAGTATCACGGCAACGAGCATGAAGGCTACTACGAAAACAAGGGCGCTATCATCAACAAATTGCCCTGGGAATACTCAGTGGACCACTTCGTGGGGCAAGAGGCGGTGCGCTTCATCCGCCAGTATGGCAACGACGGCCCCTTCGCGCTGATGGTGGGCTTCCCCGGCCCCCACTGCCCCTACGATCCCAACGAAGAGTTTCTGGACGCGGTGGATCCAGAGCGGCTGCCCCCGGCAGTGCCAGAGGTTCCTGGCGCCGCACCCGGCCTGCGGGCCAACAACATCGAGGGCAACCGCAAGCCGTGGAATGGCGTAGATTACAGCGAATTCACCGAGGCCCACAAGCAGAAGATCCGCCACCACTACGCGGCCCTGGTCAAGCAGATCGACGAGGAAGTGGGCCAGATCCTTCAGGCCCTGGAGGAAGAGGGGCTGCTGGAGAACACCGTCATCCTCTTTGCCAGCGACCACGGCGACTACCTGGGCGACCACAACCTCATCGGCAAAGGGACCTTCTTCGAGGCCAGCATCCACATTCCCCTCATCGTTCGGCTGCCGAGGCGGGCAGAAGCGACCGTAGTGGATGACCTGGTGGAGCTGGGCGATGTGACCGCCACCCTGCTGGCGCTGGCCGGCTGCCCCGTGCCGGGCTACATGGATTCCCGCCCCCTGCCCGGCCTGGGCCTGGGCGTGGCAGAGGGCCGGGACTACAGCATCGGCATGGTGAGCGACGGCTGGATGATCTTCGACGGGCGCTGGAAACTGGCCAAATACAAAACCGGCGAAATTCTCTTCTTCGACCTGGACAATGATCCCCACGAGCAGCACAACCTGCTCTGGGATCCGGCCCATCGGGAGCGCTACCTGGCCATGGACGCGCGCCTGACCCAGGCCATCATGGAGGCCGTCACCGCCTCCCATGCCGACAAGCGGGTCTATCACAACTCCCTCTCTGGCGACCCCAGCTTCGGCCGGGAATCCTGGACGCGCCCCTACCCCCAGCGCTGGAATGGAGCCCCCTAACCCGGCTTTTTACAGGCAAGTCAATCAACAACGGACGCGAGGAGCGCAACCCCATGATCCGGCCCGTTCTACAAGACGATGCCTTTCTGGCCGACGTGGCCCAGGCCCGCCAGCAGGCCGACGGCTTTTGCCTCTGGTGGCTGGGCCAAAGCGGCTTTTTGCTCCAGTGGCAGGGACGCCACCTGCTCCTGGACCCCTACCTGTCGGACTCCCTGACCCGGAAGTATGCCCACACCGACAAACCCCACATCCGCATGACGGAACGGGTGGTGGCGCCGGAACGGCTGGACTTCATCGACGTGGTGACCTCCAGCCACAACCACACCGACCATCTAGATGCCGAGACCCTGATCCCGCTCATGCAGGTCAACCCCGGGCTGACGCTGGTCATCCCCGAGGCCAACCGGGACTTTGTGGCCCAGCGGCTGGGCTGCGACCCTGCCTGGCCCCTGGGCGTGGACGCTGGCCGCTCGGTCACGGTGGCAGGTTTCACCTTCCATGGCGTGCCCGCGGCCCACGAAAGCCTGGAGACCGATGAGCAGGGTCGCCACAAGTTTCTGGGCTATGTGATTCAGTTTGGCCGGTGGACCCTCTACCACAGCGGGGATACGGTACGCTACCCGGGGATGGCGGAGCTACTCCGGCGCTGGCCCATCGACGTGGCCATCCTGCCCATCAACGGGAGCAAGCCGGAGCGCCGGGTGGCCGGCAACCTGGATGGACGCCAGGCGGCCCAACTGGCCCATGATGTCGGCGCGCGGCTGGTCATCCCTTGCCACTACGAGATGTTCACCTTCAACACCGCCTCGCCGGACGAGTTCATCGCGGCCTGTCGGGAGCTGGGGCAGCCTTATCAGGTTTTACGGGCCGGGGAACGCTTCCACTATCCCCCGCCCTGGTACAGTCTGGCGTAAATACCACAGCAGAAATTCCGGGTGCCCTCTGGGCGCTACCTATGGTGGAAACCATCGGCGGCTCTACTGCAAAAAGGTCAAATGAGGACGCTGATTCGGATGATTCTCCCCTGCGTTTCTCTGCGGCTTTGCGCCCTCTGCGCCTTTGCGTTGCAAAAATACCCTTTTTGCAAGGGAGTCATTGGCGAAGTTCTGCCAGGATTTACTAAGCCGGCCTCTCAGCCCGCCGGCTGCCCCTGGACCACCCGCTGCTCCAGCCATTCGACCCACGCCTCCATGCCGGTGCCGTGGAGGGCGGACAGCTGAAAGACCTGGGCCTGGGGGTTCAGGGCCTTCACTCCATGGAGGAAGCGGTCCACGTCGAAGGGGATGTAGGGCAACAGGTCCACCTTGTTGAGGAGGAGCACATCTACCCCCCGAAACATGGAGGGATATTTGTAGGGCTTATCGTCCCCTTCGGGCACGCTGGCCACCAGGACATTCACGTGGGTGCCCAGTTGAAAATGGGCCGGGCAGACCAGGTTCCCCACGTTTTCCACCACCAGCAGGTCCAGGGCGTCCAGGGGCAGTTGGTCCAGCGCCGGACTGAGCATGTTGGCATCCAGGTGGCAGTTGCCGCCGGTGTTGATCTGCACCACCGGGACGCCCAGGCCGGCAATCCGTTCCGCGTCCAGGCTGGTGGCGATGTCGCCGTCCACGTAGCCCAGCCGCAGACGGTCCCGCAGCCGGGCCACGGTGGCGGTGATGAGGGTGGTCTTGCCCGCGCCAGGGGAAGCCATCACGTTGAGGCCGAAGATGCCGTGGGCGTCCAGCCGGCGTCGCACATCGGCCGCCAGGACTTCGTTGGCATGGAGAATGTTTTGGACCACGGGAATGCGTGCCATCCTTCACTCCACTTCGATGCTTTCCAGGCGGAATTCGTCGCCCCCCACCACCTGGACGGCCGGGCTTTTGCACACAGGGCAGCGAAAGTCTGCCTGGGCGTCCAGGGGGGTCTCGGCGCCACAGCCCTGACACTGGAGCCAGGCGGGCACACGCCGAAAGTGCAGCTGCGCGTCAGCGGCGAGGGTCCCCCGGGCAATCTGCTCCCAGTAGAACTGCACCGAGTCGTCCACAATGCTGGAGAGTTGGCCAATCACCAGGTAGAGGTGGGTGACCTTCCTGGCCTGGGCGGCCCTGGCATGCGCCAGGGTCAGGTCCAGCAGATGTTGGGTAATCGCCAGCTCATGCATGGCTCCATTGTACCATGTCGAAAAGATCCGCCCCAGGGACATCTGTCCCGGAGAAGAGAGGGCAGGAAAAAGCCCGGGGCCCGCAGGTGATCTTCCTGCGGGCCCCGGACATCACTTCCCGTACTTTAACTTAACTTCCCGTACATTACTTAAAAAGAAAGAGGGAAGAGAAGCCGCCAGGTAAGGCAGCCTCAGCCGTGGCGAAGGTGTGCCAGTGGCGGGACGCCCGGCCTCGCCGCGGCTGTGGCGTCCGCTCCGAGGCGCGCATACACCTGTGCAGCCCACTCTGCCAGGGCCGCCGTTTCCGCCTCATCCATGGGCGTATTCCCCAGGCCGGCGAAATAGTTGTTCTCCTGGTAGAGGGGCGCGCGGCTGTAGAACCACCCGTCGAACACGTCCCATTCCTCGTCGGAGAGCCATCCGCCGTGGCTTTCTACGACGGCACCGCCCTGGCAGGGGGTGATGTTGTGATAGGCGTAGCCGTGGGCCAGGACCACCAGGTGGCGACAATTTCCCGGTTGCTCGGGTACTTCCCCCAGCCACCAGCTCATCACCGTCCGGCCGGACGCGCTGACCCGGCCGCTGGCCAGCTCCTGGTAGGTGGTACGCGCCCAGGATTGGATTGCCCGGACCCAGGCCGGGCCGGCGATTGTGCCCGTACCCTGGAAGACCAGGCGCTCACCGTCGCTTTGCTGCTCGAAAGGTGCAAAGCGCTGGACCATTTGCGTCCACGTCTCGGTCAGGGCCACAGAGCCCTCCACCGGCGCGCCCGCCTGATCACAGGGGCCAATGAAGGCCTCGCCTGCCGCGGTGAGCTCCAGGCGCCGACATTCCACTTCGCCATCCTCTGGGAAGGGATCCCCTTCCCAGACCAGAGCGCCTGCCTCTGCCGGAGCTCCACCGGTCGACGGCGGACTCAGCAGCGTACACGCGCTCGCGCTCCACATCAGGAAAAGCAAAAAGATCGGTAGCCAACTACGTTTCATGATGCACGACCCTCCTGTTCGAGTCGCTGGAGGGCTTCTTCTCGATATGGCGCGGCGCGTCACCCACCGACCGAGCCCGGTCCGTGCCCAGCCATCCGGGAAGACCCTCTGTTGAATGAAATAGGGAAGCGACGATTCGCTTCCAAAACCCTGATGGCAGCGGGCATGGACCTTGCTGGCTTCACGCGCATGACGACAGGAGCAACCGTCTCTCCTGCATCCGAGCACGCCATGGGGCAGCCCGCCTCGACTGCCGCACGCACGCGAAGAGTCCGACCGTCACGGCTGTAGCCCGCGGTAGGCCCGCACATGGACGCGATGGTCCACCGGCGTGAGAAAGGTGAGCAGCACACGCACATGTTCTGGCGCCGGCTCGGCCTCCCGCATCTGCCACATGCCGTGGGCGTACGCGCCCGGCGTGAGGCGAATCACATCGCCACCATAACGCATGGCGCCACCGTTTTGTTTCAGGAAAATTGTCTGGCCGGCGACCGGCTGGAAACGGGTATCCGCGGTTTCCCAAATGCCGCCGGGAGCGAAGTCAAAGGCCATCTGCGCTGCGACCCGATCCAGCCCGTCCAGCGTGGTAAAGTGCAGGTCGAAGCCGTGGCCGTGGGCATCGTGCACTTCCGTGACCCGCAGGGTGCTGGTCAGAGGTGGCAGACGGCGCAGGGAGCGCTCGCCCATGGTCGCCACCCAGCGCTCTGGCGGAACCGGGCGGCCCAGGGGCAATTCGTAGCCCGGGCGGCGGGGGTTGTGGAGGCCTTCCGAGCGGAGGGTGGCGCCCTCCTGGTCCACAGCCAGGCTGTCGCCGATGAAGCGGCCGGTGGGGCCGCCGAAGTAGGTGAAGCTGATTTTGACGCTGCTCAACTCGGCGGCGCCATAGGTGAAGGTCAACAGCCGGGTGGTATCCCGGAAGAGCGTGGCGCTGAGCAGTCCCCGGCGCACCCGCCAGAGGCCATTGACCGGGTAGTGTCGGGCGTACTCCTGGGGGATCTGTCCCTGGGTGGCAGGCGGATCGCCGGCTTTGAGCAGGGCGTAGGTCAGCCAGGGCAGGTGGATCGCGTAGCGATCCCCCCGGGCCTCGGCCTGGGTCCAGAGGAATTGGGCGGCCTCCACAAATTCGGGGTGGGGCTGCATCCGATGGGCCAGGAGGTAGCAGGGCGCCAGCCCCAGGGGCACCTCCCGGGTACCGTAGTCCTGGCGGCGGGAGAGGCCGGTCTCCGCGGTGCCGTCGGCGTGGAGCAGGTGGAGGTCGAAGGTGAGGTTGCGGATCACCGCCTCCAGGGCTGTGGGCGCGTCCCAGTGCTCGGCGATGAAGAGGACGGAGCGGTCGTTGACCGCATCGTACACCCCCACACTGCGCTCGATGAAGGCGCCTTCTGGATCGATATCGAAGCCCTCGGCCAGGTAGGCCCTGACGGTGGCATCCACGTCCAGGTCCGGGTAGAGGGCTTTGGCCTGAACCAGGGCCGAGACCATCACCCAGCGATGGTTGGGGGTGTGGAAGCCGCCGCTGGCAATGCCCGCCACGGCCCGACGGATGAAGGTTTCCAGCGTCTGGAGCAGTTCGGCCCAGGCTGGCCCCGTGGCCCCGCGGTGCCGGGCCAGCTCCACCACCGTACACAGCTCCTGGACGGTGAAGCCGGTGTCCGGGCTGGAGTCGTAGTTGACCGAGAGGAGGTCAATGAGGCCGCTTTCCCGCTGGGCCCGGGTCATGGAGGCAGCTGCCGCCGTGGCCCGGGAAAGGTGGTCCTGCCAGGACGGCTCCGTCAGGGCCAGGTAGGCGCTGCCCACCACAAAGTCGGTGGTATAGCGGGCATCGGGCAGGTCATAGGCCGGGTTGATCAGGGCTCCATGGTTCGGGTGGGTCGGGTCGGTGATCTGGGTCAGACCCAACTGTTCCACATAGCGGGCCAGGTGGGGCAACACATTGGCCAGGGTGAGGGCAGACATAGCCGTCTCCTTAACGATTGTTTTTTGCGGGTTACGATTGTTGTTTCAATCATCGGCCCAGGGCCGGCCACGGTCTCATGCAGAGCTACCACGCCAAGACGCGCCAGTGCCAGGTGTAACCCCAAGTGCAAGGACGGTGAGGGTTACCGGGTGCCCAGCTGCACAGTTTGGTGCTGGAAGCGCTCGCCGTCGAGTTCGTAGATCCAGAAGGGATGGGGAAACTCGGAAAAGGCAGGAACGGTGGCGAAGAGGGTGTTGTCAACCATCTGGGGCCGCGCGCCCCGATGGTAGTGGCCGCTCAGGACCAGCCGCACCCGGCCACTGGCCACGATGGCAGCCTGCATGGCGTCCCCCTCGCCGTAGGTGTAGGGGTATTCGCCGTTGAGGTGGGGCCAGATCACGTAATGTTGGACGTGGATTTGGGGCGGCGAGTCGGGATCTTCCAGGGCATCCTGGAAGCGTTGCCATTCTGCCCCGGTGCGGTGGGGCACATGGCCCTCGCCCTCCGCGTCCCAGAAGGCCAGGACCCGATAGCCACGGCAGATCTGGTCCAGGGGAAGGTGGCCGAAGACCTTACGCGTCAACTCGGGGTGATCGTGGTTGCCGTCCACCACCACCAGGGGACAGGGCAGGGGCGCCAGAATGTCGGCGATGAGCCGCAGATCCGCCTCGCCCTGGGCCCGGGTGGCGGGATCGTCCAGCCGGTCGGTGGGGTAGTCCACCAAATCGCCGCTGAGCACCAGCAGGTCTGGGTTGTGGGCGTGGAGGTGCTGCACGGCCCGTTGCAGGTAATCGGCCATGAGGCGGCTGCGGCGTTCGGGGATGTCGGCAGTGCCCGGGAGGTGATGGCGCAGGTGCAGGTCGGAGATGTGGGCAATTTTCATGGCAGATCCGGGTGGGTACTGATGGTTTTGAGTTGAAAGGGTATCGAGTTTGACAACGTTGCCGGGGGTCCAGTATAATCCGGCGGCAATATATCATATATGATGACGGGCACGCAATTTACCGCGCTCCCCGTAATCGAAAACCTGAAACCACACCCAGCTTTCATCGTCCATCCATCTGGCCATCCTTGACATGGCACCGCCACCGTGGCTGCTCGCCATGGTGACGAGCGTCCCGAACGTGGCGTTGATCCTGCCATCGACCTGGCCGCCCGGCCCTTCTGCCCCGACGCGGGCCGGCGAGATCTCCCGGGCCTGCCGGACAGGCTCGCGTACCCGGTCCATCTATTGTACATCAGGGCCGTGGCGCGCCGGAAAACAGCCGGAAAAACTCTGGAGCCCATAAATGCCAAAGGCGAGGGGGTATCACAGCAAAAAGGAATTTGCCTACGAGACGCTGCGGGAGAGCATCATGAGCGGCGCGCTGAAACCCGGCACGCGCCTGATCATCGACGAGCTCTCCGCCGAGCTGGGGGTCAGCCCCATTCCCGTGCGGGAAGCCCTGCAGCAGCTCCAGTACGACGGCTTCGTCACCATCGAACCGTACATCGGCGCCCGGGTGAGCGAGATCCACGCCAGCCTCATCCAGGAAATCTTCGCCCTGTTGGAGGCGTTGGAGACCATCAGCAGCACGGTGGCCTGCCAGAAGATGAGCGATGCCGATTTCGCCGAGATGGAAGGCCTGCTACAGCGCATGGACAGGGATATGGCCGACCTGGAGCAGTGGGCAGAAGACAACGTACAGCTCCACCAGTTTCTCTGCGAGAAGGCGTCCATGTCCCTGGTGGCCAACATCATGCAGCAAGTGTTGGATCACTGGAACCGCCTGCGCCGCCACTACCTCCAGGACGTGATCGGCAAGCGGGTGGAGGCGGCCCAACGGGACCACTGGCGCCTGCTGGAAGCCCTGCGCACCCGGGATCCCAAAGTCGTGGCCCAGGTGATCCGTACCCACAACCAGGAGGCCCTCTCCTCCTATCTCCAATACCTGGCCAGCAGCGGCAAGCTGGAACCAGAAGAAATCATCCAAATGCCCGGAGGCAATTTACATGATTGACAAATCTGAACTGATTCAAAAATGCCACCGCACCCTGGACTTTGCCGGCCAACAGCTGCGCCACCTCATCGAAACCTACCCCGACTACTTCCCCATGTACACGGTCAACGGGAAGTGGAAGCACAGCGGTGAGGCCTGGACCAACTGGTGCGAGGGGTTCCTGGGCGGGCAGATGTGGCTCCTCTACAAACATACGGGGGACGACTACTGGCGGGAGAAGGCCGAACACTACTCCCGGCTGGTGGAGCACCGAAAAACCGACCGCACCGTCCACGACCTGGGCTTCGTCTTCTGGTCCACCTGGAAGCGCTGGTACGACCTGACCGGCGACCCGTCCCTCAACGATGTGGTGATCGAGGCAGGGCGCACCATGAGCCTGCGCTTCAAGGAAAAAGGGCAATACCTGCGCTCGTTTGTGGCCGATGATAGCCTCTTCATCGACATCATGATGAATGTGGGCATCATCTTCTACGCCGCCCAGCAGACCGGCGACAAAAACCTGTGGCGCATCGCCAACCAGCACTGCCTGACCACCCGCCGCTACCTGGTCCGGGGGGACGGCAGCACCGCCCACGAGGGGATCTTCGACCTGGAGACGGGCGAATTCCTGCGCCAGAGCACCCACCAGGGCTGGCGGGACGATTCGTCCTGGGCCCGGGGGCTCACCTGGGCCCTCTACGGCTTCGGCACAGCCTACTCCTTCACCCAGGATGTGCGCTTCCTGCAGACGGCCGAAGCCTGCGCCAATTTCTACATCGAGCGGACGCCCGACCACGGCGTGCCCCCCAATGACTGGGATGAACCCAATCCCCAATACCCCTACGAGAGCTCAGCCGCGGCCATTGCCGCCAGCGGCCTGCAGAACCTGGCCCGCCTCACCGGAGACGCGGCCCGGGCCCGCCTCTATCGGGACTATGCGCTCCAGATCCTGGACACCCTGACCGGCCCCGAGTTCACCGCCTACGAGACACCGGGCTGGGAGGGTATCCTCAAGCACGGCATGTACCACCAGCGCAAGGGGCTGGGCGTGGACGAGAGCGTCATGTGGGGCGACTACTTCTACCTGGAAGCCATCTGCAAGGTGTTGGGCTATGAATAGCGTGGAACCAGGAAGCGGCGTGAGTCGACGTCGGGTGGCGCTGGTCACTGGCGCCGGCCGGGGCATCGGCCGGGGTATCGCCCTGGCCCTGGCGGAACGAGGCTGGGCCGTGGTGGTGAACTACCGGGGCAACGCGACGGCCGCCCAGGAGACCGCCGCCGGGGTGGAGGCCGCCGGCAGCGAAGCCCTCCTGGCCCAGGCGGACATCGCCCAGGCCGCAGACCGGCAGCGCCTGGTGGACGAAACCCTGGAACGCTTCGGGCGGATCGACCTGCTGGTAAACAACGCCGGCATGGCCCCCCGGCAGCGCATGGATATCCTGGAGACTACCGAAGAGAGCTACGACGAGGTGATGGCCGTCAACCTGAAGGGGCCCTACTTCCTCACCCAGCAGGTGGCCAACACCATGATCCGCCTGATCCAGGAGGGGGTCATCCAGCAGCCGTTGATCATCAACATCGGCTCCCTCAGCGC of Litorilinea aerophila contains these proteins:
- a CDS encoding metallophosphoesterase family protein encodes the protein MKIAHISDLHLRHHLPGTADIPERRSRLMADYLQRAVQHLHAHNPDLLVLSGDLVDYPTDRLDDPATRAQGEADLRLIADILAPLPCPLVVVDGNHDHPELTRKVFGHLPLDQICRGYRVLAFWDAEGEGHVPHRTGAEWQRFQDALEDPDSPPQIHVQHYVIWPHLNGEYPYTYGEGDAMQAAIVASGRVRLVLSGHYHRGARPQMVDNTLFATVPAFSEFPHPFWIYELDGERFQHQTVQLGTR
- a CDS encoding GntR family transcriptional regulator; this translates as MPKARGYHSKKEFAYETLRESIMSGALKPGTRLIIDELSAELGVSPIPVREALQQLQYDGFVTIEPYIGARVSEIHASLIQEIFALLEALETISSTVACQKMSDADFAEMEGLLQRMDRDMADLEQWAEDNVQLHQFLCEKASMSLVANIMQQVLDHWNRLRRHYLQDVIGKRVEAAQRDHWRLLEALRTRDPKVVAQVIRTHNQEALSSYLQYLASSGKLEPEEIIQMPGGNLHD
- a CDS encoding glycoside hydrolase family 88 protein → MIDKSELIQKCHRTLDFAGQQLRHLIETYPDYFPMYTVNGKWKHSGEAWTNWCEGFLGGQMWLLYKHTGDDYWREKAEHYSRLVEHRKTDRTVHDLGFVFWSTWKRWYDLTGDPSLNDVVIEAGRTMSLRFKEKGQYLRSFVADDSLFIDIMMNVGIIFYAAQQTGDKNLWRIANQHCLTTRRYLVRGDGSTAHEGIFDLETGEFLRQSTHQGWRDDSSWARGLTWALYGFGTAYSFTQDVRFLQTAEACANFYIERTPDHGVPPNDWDEPNPQYPYESSAAAIAASGLQNLARLTGDAARARLYRDYALQILDTLTGPEFTAYETPGWEGILKHGMYHQRKGLGVDESVMWGDYFYLEAICKVLGYE
- a CDS encoding 3-ketoacyl-ACP reductase, whose amino-acid sequence is MSRRRVALVTGAGRGIGRGIALALAERGWAVVVNYRGNATAAQETAAGVEAAGSEALLAQADIAQAADRQRLVDETLERFGRIDLLVNNAGMAPRQRMDILETTEESYDEVMAVNLKGPYFLTQQVANTMIRLIQEGVIQQPLIINIGSLSAYAASTNRGEYCISKAGLAMVTALFADRLAEYGIHVYEVRPGIIETDMTSAVKERYDRLFEGGLTPIRRWGEPEDVGRAVAAIAEGYFPYSTGEVFNVDGGFHLRRL